One Mercurialis annua linkage group LG3, ddMerAnnu1.2, whole genome shotgun sequence DNA window includes the following coding sequences:
- the LOC126671710 gene encoding uncharacterized protein LOC126671710, giving the protein MDNVVRTRAAAEQEAVDDDAISMEVDQNIPPVPANAGRGRGRGAGIGRGRGRGAGAGRGGARGRGATGVQAPNVQQAPNMQQAPGVQHAPNMQAFDFITFLAGCNTHI; this is encoded by the coding sequence atggacaatgttgttcgtactcgtgctgcggcagagcaagaagctgtggatgatgatgcgatttccatggaagtcgatcagaacataccaccagttccggccaatgctggacgtggtagaggtagaggtgctggcataggtagaggtagaggcagaggagctggtgctggtagaggtggagctagaggacgtggtgcaacaggtgttcaggcaccgaatgtgcagcaggcaccgaatatgcagcaggcaccaggggtgcaacatgcaccgaatatgcaggcgttcgacttcattactttcttggctgggtgTAACACCCACATTTGA